A genomic segment from Pseudoduganella chitinolytica encodes:
- a CDS encoding ATP-binding protein, translating to MFHIKSLELVHWDYWQRIKNIPLDAKIITIAGQNGSGKTTLLDALRTLFGLDCSMGRTYKHYARHSGQQSAWLRAVVDNKPSGRQLSNRPFRASGFFAEDEVTLFCQIQKNGGDWKRQYLMRPGNVEIEEVTEANDWLGVENYRKRLASAGLSPAMAKVLALEQGETDKLCEYAPRQLLDLVFQVFGDKEVLDAYDEAKRHQRDTEEELKRFEAELDGSRANLEALRLRVANYHQWETLHKERRNLQEEVLPSLEYHEAREKANNIGRQLREAKKPLAQVDQIILDKRKDVERQAKLLQDAQQQETVLEQESTALQSRLSLLNAKLKPLDSLIEQKSRLQKLAAEAGADVADVAAQLEEKEAELAKLRASRDAVSSRIAADKATIAALQGKTAMPEPDNVRAMRRALRDANIAHAMLSDIVEVTDPKWQGAVEGVLGGYASVVLLENASDASAAYRLAEKERYRHFIVPECVKAHEPKNQSLLSVVRFTARAPEWLIDQLSRITRVDSVEEGARLGNIEEWITPDAYHKERRGGRSLFVEVSRYRFGSAGRTQRQEAIARNLPALEAEEDKFTLQISRLASETSALKARVAGVDAVKELSARADEFDEAARTAVPLRSERLEVGTRLGELQGLMKNATVARTRADSAWQGARMALSEAEAGMRLNYKRQLEQRSDHARALLALRRQWRHLPGAWRRPARRQALVAQHQNAHQVDLRIASLQASLARDDWELDATVIDQYQRLNEQLSSRKSETEERRYQNNRAIEATANARGAYIERLRYTIKQYAKNIKELGELANIEVSADPVKLENDDLLLSQAGLHVRFKFDGKGVIGMNDGEASGGQQVMKSLVLLIGLLKSEDGSGGFVFIDEPFAHLDIRNIQLVGEFLKNTDAQYLMTTPLTHNTDVYDPSELTLITSKKKKDTQWAQPIFVLQRRKPEQAAA from the coding sequence ATGTTCCACATCAAATCGCTCGAGCTGGTCCACTGGGATTACTGGCAGCGCATCAAGAACATCCCGCTCGACGCGAAGATCATCACGATCGCGGGCCAGAACGGTTCCGGCAAGACCACCTTGCTGGACGCCCTGCGCACGCTGTTCGGCCTCGATTGCTCGATGGGCCGCACCTACAAGCACTATGCGCGCCACTCCGGCCAGCAAAGCGCATGGCTGCGCGCCGTCGTCGACAACAAGCCGTCCGGTCGCCAGCTGTCGAACCGGCCGTTCCGCGCCAGCGGCTTCTTTGCCGAGGACGAGGTCACGCTGTTCTGCCAGATCCAGAAGAACGGCGGCGACTGGAAGCGCCAGTACCTGATGCGCCCGGGGAACGTCGAGATCGAGGAAGTGACGGAAGCGAACGACTGGCTGGGCGTCGAGAACTATCGCAAGCGCCTCGCGTCGGCCGGCCTGTCGCCGGCGATGGCGAAGGTGCTGGCCCTGGAGCAGGGCGAGACGGACAAGCTGTGCGAGTATGCGCCCCGTCAGTTGCTGGACCTGGTGTTCCAGGTGTTCGGCGACAAGGAAGTGCTGGACGCGTACGACGAGGCGAAGCGCCACCAGCGCGACACGGAAGAGGAACTGAAACGCTTCGAGGCGGAGCTGGACGGCTCGCGCGCCAACCTGGAAGCGCTGCGCCTGCGCGTGGCCAACTATCACCAGTGGGAAACGCTGCACAAGGAACGCCGCAACCTGCAGGAAGAAGTGCTGCCGTCGCTGGAGTACCACGAGGCGCGCGAGAAGGCCAACAACATCGGCCGCCAGCTGCGCGAGGCGAAGAAGCCGCTGGCGCAGGTGGACCAGATCATCCTGGACAAGCGCAAGGACGTGGAACGCCAGGCCAAGCTGCTGCAGGACGCACAGCAGCAGGAGACGGTCCTCGAGCAGGAATCGACGGCGCTGCAAAGCCGCCTGTCGCTGCTGAACGCGAAACTGAAACCCCTGGACAGCCTGATCGAACAGAAGTCGCGCCTGCAGAAGCTGGCGGCCGAAGCGGGCGCCGACGTGGCCGACGTGGCCGCGCAGCTGGAAGAAAAGGAAGCGGAGCTGGCCAAGCTGCGCGCGTCGCGCGACGCGGTGTCGTCGCGCATCGCCGCCGACAAGGCGACGATCGCGGCGCTGCAGGGCAAGACGGCGATGCCGGAGCCGGACAATGTGCGCGCCATGCGCCGCGCCCTGCGCGACGCCAATATCGCGCACGCGATGCTGTCCGATATCGTCGAGGTGACGGATCCGAAGTGGCAGGGTGCCGTCGAGGGTGTGCTGGGCGGCTATGCGTCCGTCGTGCTGCTGGAGAATGCGTCCGATGCGTCGGCCGCCTACCGTCTCGCGGAGAAGGAACGCTATCGCCACTTCATCGTGCCCGAATGCGTCAAGGCGCACGAGCCGAAGAACCAGAGCCTGCTGTCAGTGGTGCGCTTCACGGCGCGCGCGCCGGAGTGGCTGATCGACCAGCTGTCGCGCATCACGCGCGTCGACTCGGTGGAAGAGGGCGCGCGCCTGGGCAATATCGAGGAATGGATCACGCCGGACGCGTACCACAAGGAGCGCCGCGGCGGGCGCTCGCTGTTCGTCGAGGTGTCGCGCTACCGCTTCGGTTCGGCCGGCCGTACGCAGCGCCAGGAAGCGATTGCCCGCAACCTGCCGGCGCTGGAGGCGGAGGAAGACAAGTTCACGCTGCAGATCAGCCGCCTGGCTTCCGAGACCAGCGCGCTGAAGGCCCGCGTGGCCGGCGTCGATGCGGTCAAGGAACTGTCGGCCCGCGCCGACGAATTCGACGAAGCCGCGCGCACGGCCGTGCCGCTGCGCTCCGAACGCCTGGAAGTGGGCACGCGCCTGGGCGAGCTGCAGGGCCTGATGAAGAATGCCACCGTGGCGCGCACGCGTGCCGACTCCGCATGGCAGGGCGCACGCATGGCGCTGTCGGAAGCGGAAGCGGGCATGCGCCTGAACTACAAGCGCCAGCTGGAGCAGCGCAGCGACCACGCCCGTGCCCTGCTGGCGCTGCGGCGCCAGTGGCGCCACCTGCCAGGTGCGTGGCGCCGTCCCGCGCGCCGCCAGGCGCTCGTCGCCCAGCACCAGAACGCGCACCAGGTCGACCTGCGCATCGCCAGCCTGCAGGCCAGCCTGGCGCGCGACGACTGGGAGCTGGACGCGACGGTCATCGACCAGTACCAGCGCCTGAACGAGCAGCTGTCCAGCCGTAAATCGGAAACGGAGGAACGCCGCTACCAGAACAACCGCGCCATCGAAGCGACGGCCAACGCGCGCGGTGCGTACATCGAGCGGCTGCGCTACACGATCAAGCAGTACGCGAAGAACATCAAGGAACTGGGCGAGCTGGCCAATATCGAGGTCAGTGCCGACCCGGTCAAGCTGGAGAACGACGACCTGCTGCTGTCGCAGGCGGGCCTGCACGTGCGCTTCAAGTTCGACGGCAAGGGCGTGATCGGCATGAACGACGGCGAAGCGTCCGGCGGCCAGCAGGTCATGAAGTCGCTGGTGCTGCTGATTGGCTTGCTGAAGTCCGAAGACGGCTCCGGCGGCTTCGTGTTCATCGACGAACCGTTCGCCCACCTGGACATCCGCAACATCCAGCTGGTCGGCGAGTTCCTCAAGAACACGGATGCGCAGTACCTGATGACGACGCCGCTGACGCACAACACGGACGTCTACGATCCTTCCGAACTCACGCTCATCACGAGCAAGAAGAAGAAGGACACGCAGTGGGCGCAGCCGATCTTCGTGCTGCAGCGAAGGAAGCCGGAGCAGGCTGCCGCCTGA
- a CDS encoding IS4 family transposase, with translation MHAQQIIQKFLADQCSAMHAKRRRCLADAVEAARSGGLAMMGMSKALESEVSLRYRIKRIDRLLSSAHLAKERVSIFKALAHHLLPHQERIAVIVDWSDLLPDVSQHLLRAAVVVEGRAITIYEELHPTKSYGSRQVHHRFLETLRTVLPPHRSPVIITDAGFRGTWFQMLGELGYDWIGRIRNLDTVRAEGTTKWQPCKELYPHATKVPRDLGRFEHTQSRLVKCRLTLVKKSPQGRKKLTVFGNDAGSHHSNKQRKGQSEPWLLSVSPGLSKLRAKQIVALYSCRMQIEQTFRDLKNPRWGMGIRHSQTRQPKRLAALLLIGTLLSFALWIIGIVAQSRGYRMRYGSKPKSAKTVSIVSLARQWLADVRYRRLTHSQLREAMQELASLVLIY, from the coding sequence ATGCATGCACAGCAAATCATACAGAAGTTTTTGGCCGATCAGTGCTCCGCGATGCACGCCAAACGGCGGAGATGTTTGGCCGATGCTGTCGAAGCGGCCCGCAGCGGCGGGCTGGCAATGATGGGAATGAGCAAGGCGCTAGAAAGTGAAGTAAGCCTACGCTATCGGATCAAGCGCATCGACCGCCTTCTAAGTAGCGCTCACTTGGCCAAGGAGCGGGTAAGCATCTTCAAGGCCTTGGCGCACCACCTCCTGCCGCATCAGGAGCGCATTGCAGTGATCGTCGATTGGTCTGATTTGCTGCCGGATGTAAGTCAGCATTTGCTGCGCGCCGCCGTGGTGGTGGAGGGCCGTGCGATCACGATTTATGAGGAGCTGCATCCGACCAAGTCGTATGGCAGCAGACAAGTCCATCATCGTTTCCTGGAGACTCTACGGACGGTACTGCCTCCACACCGCAGTCCAGTGATCATCACCGACGCGGGCTTTCGGGGGACTTGGTTCCAGATGCTCGGCGAGCTCGGCTACGATTGGATCGGTAGAATTCGTAATCTCGACACGGTTCGCGCAGAAGGCACCACGAAGTGGCAGCCTTGCAAAGAGCTTTACCCTCACGCCACTAAGGTCCCACGCGATTTGGGACGGTTCGAACATACCCAATCGCGCTTGGTGAAATGCCGTCTGACTTTGGTGAAGAAGTCGCCCCAAGGACGAAAGAAATTGACCGTCTTCGGCAATGACGCCGGCAGCCATCACAGCAACAAACAGCGTAAGGGACAATCCGAACCCTGGCTGTTGTCCGTCTCACCAGGGCTATCGAAGCTGCGTGCAAAACAGATCGTCGCCTTATACAGCTGTCGCATGCAAATCGAACAGACTTTCCGCGACCTCAAAAACCCGCGGTGGGGGATGGGGATTCGCCACAGTCAAACACGCCAACCCAAGCGTCTCGCCGCATTACTTCTTATCGGGACCTTGCTCAGCTTCGCCCTATGGATCATCGGCATCGTTGCGCAAAGTCGGGGCTATCGTATGCGCTACGGCAGCAAACCCAAATCCGCGAAAACTGTGTCTATCGTTTCCTTAGCTCGCCAATGGCTCGCCGACGTCAGGTATCGAAGGCTGACGCACAGCCAGCTCCGCGAAGCTATGCAGGAGCTGGCTAGTCTAGTACTCATCTATTAA
- a CDS encoding DUF3606 domain-containing protein, protein MDKRYKPLTPAEALAARRALVEELAARPATPIPQVIRKTRTALRLTIAEYAKLCGVSARALADIEREATSPTLATVEKLLRPMGLGLGAVALGATGAAPQTAPPPPPQPASSAQDRSRIDVDAAWEMDFWSSELGVSAAALRAAVQAVGPTVAAVRRYLAAVR, encoded by the coding sequence ATGGACAAGCGCTACAAGCCACTCACTCCGGCAGAGGCATTGGCCGCCCGCCGCGCGCTGGTGGAGGAACTGGCAGCACGGCCGGCAACGCCGATTCCGCAAGTGATCCGCAAGACCCGCACCGCGTTGCGGTTGACGATTGCCGAATATGCGAAGCTGTGCGGCGTCTCCGCCCGCGCACTGGCCGATATCGAGAGGGAAGCCACCAGCCCGACGCTGGCGACCGTCGAAAAGCTGCTGCGGCCGATGGGCCTGGGGCTTGGCGCCGTCGCACTCGGGGCAACGGGTGCCGCGCCACAGACGGCGCCACCTCCGCCGCCGCAACCCGCCAGCAGTGCGCAGGACCGCAGCCGGATCGACGTGGACGCCGCCTGGGAAATGGACTTCTGGTCCAGCGAACTCGGCGTCAGCGCAGCGGCGCTGCGTGCCGCGGTGCAGGCGGTGGGGCCGACGGTGGCGGCGGTGCGGCGATACCTGGCCGCAGTCCGCTGA
- a CDS encoding type II toxin-antitoxin system HipA family toxin, whose amino-acid sequence MGILTCYLQLYLDGLWQDAAALDLTGDPDKGIAAATFHAYLPQHVVAYWARRDAAALSANFPVDLVPHANPSWPAFLIDLLPQGYGRAELLKQLDRNEATGPAADWELLCTGAGNPIGNLRVKQAHEWVIARTGSTTRGFTMDEVAHRAGDFNEYLAQHGLFLAGSSGVQGEWPKILLTQASDGLLYLDHTLPDELAQRHYIVKFGRGTDPGLANILRLEAPYMQLAQGLGLDVHGELVLRERALFIPRFDRACIDGRVVRHGQESIASLCGIAGFGAAPSHNEACRRLAEVVADPVHDVIEYVKRDIANVALGNRDNHARNTAIRRSPDGTIGLTPLFDFAPMWLHPDGIARRMRWLRDDGGAPDWASAIDQASEAAHLDNRLVRAGVRTMAAPLARLFDDARALGIEDAFLAPLERTWRHVCEQVAAL is encoded by the coding sequence ATGGGAATACTGACCTGTTATCTGCAACTCTATCTCGACGGTCTCTGGCAGGACGCGGCGGCGCTCGACCTGACGGGCGATCCCGACAAAGGCATCGCGGCGGCAACCTTCCACGCTTATTTGCCGCAACACGTCGTCGCCTACTGGGCCAGGCGCGATGCCGCTGCGCTGTCCGCCAACTTTCCGGTCGATCTGGTGCCGCATGCCAACCCCAGCTGGCCGGCATTCCTGATCGACCTGTTGCCCCAGGGCTACGGCCGGGCCGAACTGTTGAAACAACTGGACCGCAACGAGGCGACCGGCCCTGCAGCGGACTGGGAATTGCTTTGCACCGGCGCCGGTAACCCCATCGGCAACCTGCGGGTCAAGCAAGCCCATGAGTGGGTAATCGCCCGCACGGGCAGCACGACGCGCGGTTTCACGATGGACGAAGTGGCCCATCGCGCTGGCGACTTCAACGAATACCTCGCGCAGCATGGGCTGTTCCTCGCGGGCTCCTCCGGTGTGCAGGGCGAGTGGCCGAAAATCCTGCTGACCCAGGCGTCGGACGGCCTGCTCTACCTCGACCACACGCTGCCGGACGAGCTGGCGCAGCGGCACTACATCGTCAAGTTCGGCCGCGGCACCGACCCGGGCCTGGCAAACATCCTGCGCCTGGAAGCGCCGTACATGCAACTGGCGCAAGGGTTGGGGCTCGACGTGCATGGCGAACTGGTGCTGCGCGAACGCGCCCTGTTCATCCCGCGCTTCGATCGCGCATGCATCGACGGGCGCGTCGTCCGCCACGGCCAGGAAAGCATCGCGTCGCTGTGCGGCATTGCGGGCTTCGGCGCAGCGCCGTCGCACAACGAGGCGTGCCGCCGCCTGGCCGAAGTCGTTGCCGACCCGGTGCATGACGTGATCGAATACGTCAAGCGCGACATCGCCAATGTCGCGCTGGGCAACCGGGACAACCATGCCCGCAACACGGCGATTCGCCGCAGCCCCGACGGCACGATCGGCCTGACGCCGCTGTTCGATTTCGCGCCGATGTGGTTGCACCCCGATGGCATCGCGCGACGCATGCGCTGGCTGCGCGACGATGGCGGCGCTCCCGACTGGGCCAGCGCGATCGACCAGGCCAGCGAGGCGGCCCACCTCGACAACCGCCTGGTCCGGGCGGGCGTGCGCACGATGGCGGCGCCTCTCGCGCGGCTGTTCGACGACGCCCGCGCGCTGGGCATCGAGGATGCCTTCCTGGCCCCGCTGGAACGCACCTGGCGCCACGTGTGCGAACAAGTGGCAGCGCTGTAA
- a CDS encoding GbsR/MarR family transcriptional regulator: protein MPLSPTEQKYILHWGEMGTRWGVNRTVAQIHALLFLANAPLHAEHIVETLGVARSNVSNSLKELQSWGLVKVTHVLGDRRDHFVALQDVWEIFRTIVEERKRREIDPTLTVLRQCAIEAEQDHGMEDATRQRMAQVLDFLEMLTDSYDDYKHLPPATLKRLLSMGGKVAKLL from the coding sequence ATGCCGCTGAGCCCGACCGAACAGAAATACATCCTGCACTGGGGTGAAATGGGCACCCGCTGGGGCGTCAACCGCACCGTGGCGCAGATCCACGCGCTGCTGTTCCTGGCCAACGCGCCGCTGCACGCGGAGCACATCGTCGAGACGCTGGGCGTCGCGCGCTCGAACGTCAGCAACAGCTTGAAGGAGCTGCAGAGCTGGGGCCTCGTCAAGGTGACGCACGTGCTGGGCGACCGGCGCGACCACTTCGTCGCGCTGCAGGACGTGTGGGAGATCTTTCGCACCATCGTCGAGGAGCGCAAGCGGCGCGAGATCGATCCCACCTTGACGGTGCTGCGCCAATGCGCGATCGAGGCGGAACAGGACCACGGCATGGAAGACGCCACGCGCCAGCGCATGGCGCAGGTACTGGATTTCCTCGAGATGCTGACCGACAGCTACGACGACTACAAGCACCTGCCCCCGGCCACGCTGAAACGCCTGCTGTCGATGGGCGGCAAGGTCGCCAAACTACTGTAA
- a CDS encoding thiol-disulfide oxidoreductase DCC family protein, protein MDIPALTIYFDGACAFCRAEVSALRGRDRRGALAFVDIAAPGFDAFPAGTDMAALQAQLHSVTRDGRVLRGLDSMQAAYALVGLGWVVLPLRIRPLRPPLEWAYGQFARHRYRISRVLGLAPRTPAVQCDDNVCRPGSPWLKERPDER, encoded by the coding sequence ATGGACATTCCCGCACTGACGATCTATTTCGACGGCGCCTGCGCCTTCTGCCGCGCCGAAGTGTCCGCCCTGCGCGGGCGCGACCGGCGCGGCGCGCTGGCTTTCGTCGATATCGCGGCACCCGGCTTCGATGCCTTCCCGGCCGGCACGGACATGGCGGCGCTGCAGGCGCAACTGCATTCGGTCACGCGCGACGGTCGCGTCCTGCGGGGCCTGGACAGCATGCAGGCCGCCTACGCCCTGGTCGGCCTGGGTTGGGTCGTGCTGCCGCTGCGCATTCGTCCGTTGCGGCCGCCCCTGGAGTGGGCGTACGGACAGTTCGCACGGCACCGCTACCGCATCTCGCGTGTGCTCGGCCTGGCGCCGCGCACGCCGGCAGTGCAATGCGACGACAACGTCTGCCGCCCCGGCAGCCCATGGCTGAAGGAGCGCCCCGATGAACGCTGA
- a CDS encoding TIGR01777 family oxidoreductase, producing MNADSAPRFGAPGQVVLVTGATGFVGRLLVAALLADGQHVVALTRDTARAQRLLGGAVRCVGSMAALPAGERVDVVVNLAGARILGPRWTPARQAVLRASRIGLTEQVVGWIATAERKPRLLLSASAIGYYGVQAQDDESVLTEAGPPQAVFMSQLCQAWEAAAGRVTQYGVQVACTRFGLVLGHGGALPAMLLPVRVGVGGTMGRGRQSLSWVHVDDLLQVLAWLVRRSTSASVQGAWNVTAPECTTQQAFVRTAARLLHRPALLPTPAWPVRLLLGEQADLLLEGQRVVPQRLQREGFTFRYPTLAAALGALL from the coding sequence ATGAACGCTGACAGCGCGCCACGCTTTGGCGCGCCTGGCCAGGTGGTGCTCGTCACGGGCGCCACCGGCTTTGTCGGCCGCCTGCTGGTCGCGGCATTGCTGGCGGACGGCCAGCATGTCGTCGCCCTGACGCGCGACACGGCCCGGGCGCAACGCCTGCTGGGCGGCGCCGTGCGCTGCGTCGGCAGCATGGCGGCACTGCCGGCAGGCGAGCGGGTGGATGTCGTCGTCAACCTGGCGGGCGCGCGCATTCTCGGGCCGCGCTGGACACCGGCGCGCCAGGCCGTGCTGCGCGCCAGCCGCATCGGGCTGACGGAGCAAGTCGTAGGGTGGATCGCCACGGCCGAGCGCAAGCCGCGCCTGCTGTTGTCGGCCTCCGCCATCGGCTATTACGGCGTACAGGCACAGGACGACGAGTCCGTGCTGACGGAAGCCGGCCCGCCGCAGGCCGTGTTCATGTCGCAGCTGTGCCAGGCATGGGAGGCGGCGGCCGGGCGCGTCACGCAGTACGGCGTGCAGGTCGCGTGCACCCGCTTCGGGCTCGTACTCGGGCATGGCGGTGCGCTGCCGGCCATGCTGCTGCCGGTGCGCGTGGGCGTGGGCGGGACAATGGGTCGTGGCAGGCAGAGCCTGTCTTGGGTCCACGTCGACGACCTGCTGCAAGTGCTGGCGTGGCTGGTCCGGCGCAGTACGAGCGCATCGGTGCAGGGAGCCTGGAACGTGACGGCACCGGAATGCACGACACAGCAGGCCTTCGTGCGCACGGCGGCGCGGCTGCTGCACCGGCCGGCGCTGTTGCCGACGCCGGCCTGGCCCGTGCGCCTGCTGCTGGGCGAACAGGCCGATTTGCTGCTGGAAGGGCAGCGTGTCGTGCCGCAGCGGTTGCAACGGGAAGGCTTTACGTTCCGCTACCCGACGCTGGCCGCCGCACTGGGCGCCCTGCTGTAG